A window of the Thermoleophilia bacterium SCSIO 60948 genome harbors these coding sequences:
- a CDS encoding YbdK family carboxylate-amine ligase, with protein sequence MPDHLRDPGFGSEHPFAIGVEEELFLADPSDGRLLNARERVLDSIADPARGEITGEVHACEIELISGVCRTAGEAVAELSELRRIVLDSGVGLIGSGTHPSADEQRAEVSDRERYRFISEQLGDALVTPVAATHVHIGMPDAETAIRVFNGLRRHLPVLEALAANAPFRHGRDTGFASARELALRAWARSGTPRPMDDYEDFVAYAERLNRAAGIEDYTFHWWKLRPHPALGTVELRALDAQATPAHTASISALVHALARHEADADPIPGPAPEILEESSYRGARAGLDAELPDADGRLTPARDVLAATLELAADAAAELGCTGELGAIEDLVAVGGGAGLQERDAERGGIDAVLEGLLERAKPT encoded by the coding sequence ATGCCCGATCACCTTCGCGACCCGGGCTTCGGCTCAGAGCACCCGTTCGCGATCGGCGTCGAGGAGGAGCTCTTCCTCGCCGACCCCTCGGATGGGCGGCTCCTGAACGCCCGTGAGCGAGTCCTCGATTCGATCGCCGACCCCGCCCGCGGAGAGATCACCGGTGAGGTCCACGCCTGCGAGATCGAGCTGATCAGCGGCGTGTGCCGGACCGCCGGCGAGGCGGTGGCCGAACTCTCCGAGCTGCGCCGGATCGTGCTCGACTCGGGCGTCGGCCTGATCGGCAGCGGCACCCACCCCTCCGCCGACGAGCAACGTGCCGAGGTCAGCGACCGCGAGCGCTACCGGTTCATCTCCGAGCAGCTCGGCGACGCGCTCGTGACCCCGGTGGCCGCGACCCATGTCCACATCGGGATGCCGGATGCCGAGACCGCGATCCGGGTCTTCAACGGCCTGCGCCGGCACCTTCCCGTGCTCGAGGCGCTCGCCGCCAACGCCCCGTTCCGCCACGGGCGCGACACCGGCTTTGCATCGGCTCGCGAACTCGCCCTGCGCGCCTGGGCGCGATCCGGAACGCCGCGCCCGATGGACGACTACGAGGACTTCGTCGCCTACGCCGAGCGGCTGAACCGCGCCGCCGGGATCGAGGACTACACGTTCCACTGGTGGAAGCTGCGACCGCATCCCGCGCTCGGGACGGTCGAGCTGAGGGCGCTCGACGCCCAAGCGACGCCGGCGCACACCGCCTCGATCTCTGCGCTGGTCCACGCGCTCGCACGCCACGAGGCCGACGCCGACCCGATCCCCGGCCCGGCGCCCGAGATCCTCGAGGAGTCGTCCTACCGCGGCGCGAGGGCCGGGCTCGACGCCGAGCTCCCCGACGCCGACGGCCGGCTCACCCCCGCCAGGGATGTCCTCGCCGCGACCCTGGAGCTCGCCGCCGACGCCGCCGCCGAGCTCGGCTGCACGGGCGAGCTCGGCGCGATCGAGGATCTCGTCGCCGTCGGCGGCGGCGCGGGGCTTCAGGAGCGCGACGCCGAGCGGGGCGGGATCGACGCGGTTCTGGAGGGACTGCTCGAACGGGCGAAGCCGACCTGA
- a CDS encoding serine/threonine protein kinase produces MSAGSPQELGERYRLVEKIGSGGAASVFLAEDLLLARQVAVKRLHADGPDDAARRFRREARISAGLSHANLVAIFDAFSDGEDLVIVMEYVPGRDLSELLGHGAPEREKAFRILDGLAEAVDHLHAAGIVHRDIKPSNVLLGPDDETVKLTDLGIARVLEDTATTQADAVPGSLPYMSPDQLSGGTVEQPSDIYSFGLVALEVLSGEKARRGSPAEIGHRTLNEPPPDIRDVLPGAPPAAAELLLRTLSRDPQERPMSARAVVAGLREAFAEADVETREEVPVPVVAEAPDHADPTTRERIPFTPPGPRRGEGSPWRWAGAAALVLVLVAVGLVALLGDGSDGVDPAGTEPSSQARSGDSNDAGGGSGQTASSDSADPAADALESFYVAAAEDDFTAASELASPNLIGQLGGESGLESTFATLESISFDELRTLSDDGSTAEVAFSTTAVHTDRTESCTGTATMVESEGTWLVDSLAGVECS; encoded by the coding sequence GTGAGCGCAGGTTCCCCACAAGAGCTCGGCGAGCGCTACCGGCTGGTCGAGAAGATCGGATCGGGTGGCGCGGCATCGGTGTTTCTGGCTGAAGATCTGCTCCTGGCGCGCCAGGTCGCCGTGAAGCGCCTCCACGCCGACGGACCCGACGACGCCGCGCGCCGCTTCCGTCGCGAGGCCCGGATATCGGCCGGCCTCAGCCATGCCAACCTCGTCGCGATCTTCGACGCCTTCTCCGACGGCGAGGACCTCGTCATCGTCATGGAGTACGTCCCGGGCCGCGACCTCTCCGAGCTCCTCGGGCACGGAGCGCCCGAGCGCGAGAAGGCGTTCCGGATCCTCGACGGTCTCGCCGAGGCGGTCGACCATCTGCACGCCGCGGGGATCGTCCATCGCGACATCAAGCCCTCGAACGTCCTGCTGGGGCCCGACGACGAGACCGTCAAGCTCACCGACCTCGGCATCGCCAGGGTCCTCGAGGACACCGCGACGACGCAGGCGGACGCGGTGCCGGGATCGCTGCCGTATATGTCACCCGATCAGCTCTCGGGGGGCACGGTCGAGCAGCCCAGCGACATCTACTCCTTCGGGCTCGTCGCCCTCGAGGTGCTGAGCGGCGAGAAGGCGCGACGCGGGAGCCCGGCGGAGATCGGGCACAGGACGCTCAACGAACCGCCGCCCGACATCCGGGACGTGCTGCCCGGCGCCCCGCCCGCCGCCGCCGAGTTGTTGCTCCGAACCCTGTCGCGCGACCCCCAAGAGCGGCCGATGAGCGCCAGGGCGGTGGTGGCCGGGCTTCGTGAGGCGTTCGCCGAGGCCGACGTCGAGACGCGCGAGGAAGTGCCCGTCCCGGTCGTTGCCGAGGCGCCGGACCACGCCGATCCGACGACCCGCGAACGGATCCCGTTCACCCCGCCGGGACCGCGCCGGGGCGAGGGGTCGCCGTGGCGCTGGGCGGGTGCTGCGGCGCTGGTTCTCGTCCTGGTCGCGGTCGGCCTCGTCGCGCTGCTCGGCGACGGCTCCGATGGCGTGGACCCAGCCGGGACGGAACCCAGCTCCCAGGCGCGAAGCGGGGATTCGAACGACGCCGGAGGCGGGTCCGGCCAGACCGCATCGTCCGACTCGGCGGATCCGGCCGCAGACGCGCTCGAGAGCTTCTACGTGGCCGCCGCCGAGGACGACTTCACCGCCGCGTCCGAGCTCGCGTCGCCGAACCTGATCGGTCAGCTCGGCGGCGAGAGCGGGCTCGAGTCGACCTTCGCGACGCTCGAGTCGATCAGCTTCGACGAACTGCGGACCCTCTCCGACGATGGGAGCACGGCCGAGGTCGCGTTCTCGACGACGGCCGTACACACGGACCGGACCGAGTCCTGCACCGGTACCGCGACGATGGTCGAGAGCGAGGGCACCTGGCTCGTCGACTCGCTCGCCGGCGTCGAGTGCTCCTGA